Within Nocardioides rotundus, the genomic segment GCCCTTGAGCCGGCCGTCGATCTCCTTGGCGGCGTACTTCGCCCCCTGGATGGCCACCTGCGCCACGCCGGGCAGGTTGTCCAGGGCGATCATGTCGCCGACGACGAAGACCTCCGGGTGGCCCGGCAGCGTCAGGTCGGGGTTGACGGCGATCCGGCCGGCCCGGTCCAGCGGCGCGCCGGTCTGCTCCGAGAGCGTGCGGCCCAGCGGGCTCGCCTGCACGCCGGCGGCCCAGACCTTGGTGAGGGTGTCGATCCGCTCGGTGGTGCCGTCCTTGTACTTCAGCTCCAGGCCGCGCTCGTCGACGTCGGTCACCATCGCGCCGAGCTTCACCTCGACGCCGCGCTCCTCCAGCTCGCGCTTGGCCTTCGCCCCCAGCTTGGCGCCGAACGGCGGCAGCACCTGCGGCGCTGCGTCGACCAGGATGACCCGCGCCTGCTTGGTGTTGATGGAGCGAAAGTCCTTGGGCAGCGTGCGGTGCGCCAGCTCGGCGATCTGGCCGGCCATCTCCACGCCGGTGGGGCCGGCGCCGACCACCACGAAGGTGAGCAGGTGGTCGACGTTGTCGCCGCGGGAGGCGCCGATCTCGGCCCACTCGAAGGCGCCGAAGATCCGGCCGCGCAGCTCCAGCGCGTCGTCGATCGACTTCATGCCGGGGGCGAACTCGGCGAACTGGTCGTTGCCGAAGTAGGACTGCGCGGCGCCGGCGGCGACGATGAGGGAGTCGTACGGCGTGACCGTGTCGCGGCCGAGCACCCGGGAGGTGACCGTGCGGGCCTCGAGGTCGATGTCGGTGACCTCGCCCAGCAGCACCTTGGCGTTGTCCTGGCCGGCGAGCACCTCGCGGGTCGGCGGGGCGATCTCGCCCTGGCTGAGGATCCCGGTCGCGACCTGGTAGAGCAGCGGTTGGAACAGGTGGTGCGTCGTCTTGGCGACCATGGTGACGTCGGCGTCGGAGCGCCGCAGCGCCTTGGTCCCGAACAGCCCACCGAAGCCGGAGCCGATCACCACCACCTTGTGGCGGCCCTCGGGCTTCTCGGTCGTGGCGGTGGCCATGGTGATCACACCTCTCACAGGGACGCTGTCATCTCATTCAACGCCATTCTCCGACCTCATCATCCACCCGTCCTCCTCCCCGAGGGGGTCACCTTGCTCACATGTCGGCACGGTGTCTCGACTCGGCTGTGAGGGTGGGGTGCTGGACGCCGACACCCCACAGGGACGACGATGCGGGTATCCAACTCTCCCACGACCTCGGAAACGACAGGTGTCCCTCCCTCGCGAAGCACTCCGACTCGCAGCCGATCCACGGTCCGTCCAGACCGCTCGGCACTGGGTCGCTGCGCGCTTCACCGAGCTCTCCCGCTCCGACCTGGCCGAGTGCGCCGAGCTGGGGATCTCCGAGCTGGTGACCAACGCGCTGCTGCACGCCGGGGACCCGATCGCGGTGCGCATCCGCGGCACCCGCGCCCACCCCCGGGTCGAGGTGACCGACGGGTCGCGGCAGCCGCCGGTGCCGCCGGTCCCGCCCGGTGAGGACCCCGAGGGCGCCCTCACGACGTACGGCCGGGGCCTGGGCATCGTCGCCCGCTGCTCGATCGCCTGGGGCGCGGCCCTGGAGAGCCAGGGCAAGGTGGTCTGGTTCGAGCCGTCGGCCCAGCCTCGCGAGGACATGCTGCTCGAGGGCGACCTGTTCGAGGCCGAGGGGGCGGAGCAACCCGCGCCCGAGTCGAGCGGCGAGACGGTCCCGGTCCGTCTGCTGGGGGTCCCCGTCTCCACCACGCTCAGCCTGCACCGGCAGTACCAGGACCTCGAGCGCGAGGTGCGCCTGCTCTCCCTGGCGCACGCCGACGCCTACCCCGTCGCCAAGGAGCTCGCCGAGGCGCTGCAGGACTTCGGCCGCGTCTACCCCGACGGGATGGGCGCCGCGCTCGACCGCGCGGTCGTCGACGACGACGCCACGATCGACATCGAGGTCACGGCGCCCGCGGAGGCGGCCGAGGTCTACGAGCGGACCCTCGGCGTGCTGGACATCGCCGACGAGTTCTGCCGCGCCGAGCGGCTGCTCTCGCTGGCCCGAACCTCGGAGCAGAAGCGCTTCAGCGAGTGGCTGCTGGGCGAGCTCGTGCACCAGGCGCACGGCCGCGGGCCCACGCGCTGGGCCGGCGACGGGAAGCCCGAGCCCGAGCCGTCCGCGTGACCCGTCCGCCCCTCACCACGGCCACGCTGGTCCTGGTCTCCCTCGGCGGCGCGCTCGGCGCCGTCCTGCGCTGGGGGCTGGGCCAGCTGGTGCCGGACGGCTCCGGCTTCCCGTGGACCACCTTCGCGATCAACGTCGTCGGCTCGCTCCTCCTCGCCCTGCTGCCGCGCCTCACCCGGCACCCGCACGTCGTGCACGCCCTCGGGCCGGGCCTGCTGGGCGGGTTCACCACGCTCAGCGCGTACGCCGACCAGAGTCGTGCGCTGCTGGCCGACGGGCAGCTCGTGGTCGCCGCGGCCTACCTCGCCGGGACCCTCCTCGCCTGTGTCGCTGCCGTGCACCTCGCCTCGCGGCTGACCGCGCCGGCGCAACGCTCCGCCCTGCACCGCGAGGAGGGGGACGAGTGACCGCCCTGCTCGTGGCCCTCGGCGCCGCCGTGGGGGCGCCGCTGCGGTTCCTGGCCGCGCACCTGCTCGACGGCCGGTGGCCGACCGGGACGTTCCTGGTCAACGCAGCCGGTTCGTTCCTGCTCGGCCTCTTCTCCGCGCTCGCGCTCGACGGACAGACGCTCGCCCTGCTGGGCACCGGACTCTGCGGCGGGCTGACGACCTACTCCGCGCTCGCGGTGCAGTCCCATGACCGGGGCCGGGCGCTGGGGGCGGCCTACGCCGTCACCACGGTGCTCATCGCGGTCGTCCTCTGCGCGGCCGGGTTCGCGGTCGGTCAGGCGTAGCCCAGGTCGTGCAGCCGGGCGTCGTCGATGCCGAAGTGGTGGGCGATCTCGTGCACCACCGTGATCCGGACCTCCTCGACCAGCTCCTCTGGGGTCTCGCACATGTCCTGCAGGTTCTGCCGGAAGAGCAGGATCCGTGCGGGCAGCTGGCCCGCCGTACTGCTCTCCCCCTCGGTCAGCGCGACCCCCTCGTAGAGCCCGAGCAGGTCGGGATCCTCCGGCGGCGCGTCCTCCTCGACCAGCACGACCAGGTTGCGCACCCGCGCCGCGATCTCGTCCGGGACGCCGTCGAGCGCGTCGGCCACCAGCTCCTCGAACTCCGCGCGCGACATCTCGACCACGGGCCCATCCTGGCACCGACCTGGGCACACAGCCCCGGAAATGGCGAGCGCCCGGACCTCAGGGAGATCCGGGCACTTGCTGGCGACCCCGACGGGACTCGAACCCGCGGCCTCCGCCGTGACAGGGCGGCGCGCTAACCAACTGCGCTACGGGGCCAGATCGGCTCTGGTGGAGCGATGGGAACTCTAACGCATCACCGGCCAGCGCTCCCAATCCGGGCCACCACCTGCAGGGGCGACGTCCCGGAGCCGTACCCCCAACCGGATTCGAACCGGCGCTACCGCCGTGAAAGGGCGGGGTCCTGGGCCGCTAGACGATGGGGGCCAGCGCCGCCGGAGCAGCGCGCGGACCATCCTAGGGGACGCCGCGGACGATCCCATTTTCGCCGGTCCGGCCCTCTCCGGTACTGTGTGGCCCGCTCGGTCGACGACGTCGCACGAGCCACGGCCAGGTAGCTCAGTTGGTACGAGCGATCGACTGAAAATCGATAGGTCGGCGGTTCGACCCCGCCCCTGGCCACCACTTGAGGCCGCGTCCTGACGCCAGGGCGCGGCCTTCGTCGTCTGACAACCTTTTCCCCCGCCACGCGCATCACACGGGGCGAAGGACGACAACGACGACAACGTAGGGGGAAACATGAAGAGACAGTCCTACATCGCCGCCGTGGCCACCGCTGCCGTGATCGGCACGACGGGAGGCGCAGCCACGGCGCTCCGCGCCGACGAGCCCTCCGCGGCCGCCGGCCGGCCGGGCTCCGGGGCCGGCGCGAGCACCGCCTCCACCGCGGAGGCCGCACCGCTGTGGGCCACGCCGGGAGCCATCCACGACGGCGACAAGGTCATCGAGGTCAAGGGCATGGGCCGGATCAACTCCGTGCGCCGACTGCCTGACGGCGGCTACCTCGCCACCGAGCCCGCCACGCCGGGCAGCGAGGACCCGGCGAAGGGGGTCTACCGGGTCTCTCCCGAGGGACAGGCCGACCTGGTGACCTTCATCCGCGGCGTGGGCGACGTCAACGCCGACGGCACCCGCTTCGTCGGGCTGGACCTGAAGTCGGATCGGTACGTCGTCCGCGACATCGCCACCGGCAGGGAGCTGGCCGAGATCAGCGTGGGCCCGCGGCGGGGGTCTCGTCCCACGGGCCGGGCCGCCTACCTCGACACCCGGGTGGCCACCGAGTGGCGGGCACCGAAGGCCAAGCGGTCCTACGTCTACGCCGTCACCCCCTCCTCCGACGAGTCTCCCCTGGTGCTCGCCGAGGGGCTCAGCGAGTGGAACGTCTCCGCCGAGGGCGGCAGGATCGCCGGCAACCGGCCCAACCGCGACCCGAACGCGGACAGCAACCGCTGCGCCGTCATCGGGACGCTGAGCCAGAAGAAGACCATCGACTGCGGCCACTGGTTCTACGGCGCGCAGGCGGCCTACAGCCCCGACGGATCCCGTCTGCTCGCCGTACCCGCCCTCACCGACGGCTTCGGACCGGGCCGCTTCGACGTCCTCAACAGCTGGGACGGGTCCGTGGAGGCCGAGGTCGATCTGCCCGACTGGGCTCAGCGGGGCGCCTTCCTCGACGAGGACACCCTGATGGTGAAGGGCGCGACGGACGGCGACGGCAACGGCACGGTGATCTACACCTGCGAGCTCGACGGCCAGTGCCGCGAGACCGCGCGCAGCGAGGCCGACGCGGTGCTGGGCATCACCGGCTGACCGCGAGCCCGCTCCGGCCGACGGGTGGGTGCTACGGCACACTGAGGGTCATGTCCCTCCCCGAGACACTCGGTCGGCTGGAGCGGGTCGGGCGCCTCGGCAGCGGCGGTTTCGCGTCGGTCTGGCTCTACCACGATCCCGACCTGTCCTCCGACGTCGCCGTGAAGGCGCTGGCCGACAACTGGACCCAGCGCGCCGACGTCCGGGACCGCTTCGTGGAGGAGGCGCGGATCCTGCGTCGCGCGGACAGTGAGTACGTGGTCCGGGTGCACGACATCGGCGAGGTCGGCGAGACACCGTACTTCGTGATGACCTACGCCGACGGCGGCTCCCTCGCCGACCTGCTCGGCTCGGGACCCGTGCCCCCGGAGCGGGTGGTCGACCTGGTGGAGCAGGCGGCCGCCGGGCTGGACGCGCTGCACGAGAACGGGATCATCCACCGCGACGTCAAGCCGCAGAACCTGCTGCTGCGCAGCCATCCCGACGGCGAGCGGGTCCTGGTCGCCGACCTGGGGGTGGCCAAGGCCATGGCCAACGCCAGCGGGCTCACCCAGCTGGTCGGGACCCCGGCCTACATGGCACCCGAGCAGGCGGCCGGGCTGCGGCTGGACGCGCGCACCGACGTCTGGTCGCTCGGCGCGATCGCCTTCACCCTGCTCACCGGCCACACGCTGCGCGACCCCGAGGCCCTGCGGCTCGGGTCGGAGCCTCCGCGCCCCTCGCTCCTCGTCGACCTGCCCGCGGGCGTCGACACGGCCGTCGCCGGGGCGCTGGCCGACGACCCGGAGGACCGCTACCCCTCGGCCGGGGCCTTCGCCCGCGCGCTGCGCGCCGGCTGGGAGGGCGAGGAGGTCCAGCGCCGTCCCGCGAGCGGGTCGGCCACCGTCTCCTGGACCCGCGTGCTCGTCCTCAGCCTGCTCGTGCTGGCCGCCACCTTCATCGCGTCCTACCTGGTGGTCGGCGCGGTCGTCTGACCCGGGACCGTGCGGCGTAGTCTGGAGATGTGGGCCCGGTCACCACACCCGACCGGGCACTCGTCAGCGTCACACCACCCCGTGACCGGCACCGACACAGAGAGGCCCACCCGCCATGCCCGACGTCTTCGAGCTCGGCTCCGAGCACGAGCAGGTCGTCTTCTGCAACGACCCCGCCAGCGGCCTGAAGGCCATCGTCGCCGTGCACTCCACGGCCCTCGGCCCCGCCCTGGGCGGCACCCGCTTCCACCCGTACCCCTCGACCGACGAGGCGATCGAGGACGTGCTCGACCTCTCCCGCGGAATGAGCTACAAGGCGGCGCTCGCCGGGCTCGACCTCGGCGGCGGCAAGGCGGTCATCATCGGCGACCCGCGCGCGGACAAGACCGAGGCGCTGCTGCGCGCCTACGGCCGCTTCGTCCAGTCGCTGGGCGGGCGCTACTACACCGCCTGCGACGTGGGCACGTTCAGCGACGACATGGACCACATCGCCCGCGAGTGCGACTTCGTCACCGGCCGCACGGTCGCCCACGGCGGCGCCGGCGACAGCTCGGTGCTGACGGCGTACGGCGTCTTCCAGGGCATGCGGGCCGCCGCTGAGGCGGTCTGGGGCGAGCCGACGCTCGCTGGCCGCACCGTCGGCGTCGCCGGCGTGGGCAAGGTGGGCCGGCACCTGGTGCGGCACCTGATCGAGGACGGCGCCGCGGTGGTGATCACCGACGTCTACCAGCCCAGCGTCGAGCAGGTCGTGGCGGACTTCCCGCAGGTCCAGGTGGTCGCCGACAACGGGGCCCTGGTCCGCAGCGAGATCGACGTCTACGCCCCCTGCGCCCTCGGGCACGCGCTGACCGACGAGGTCGTGGACGCGCTGCCCGCCCGGATCGTCTGCGGCG encodes:
- a CDS encoding metallopeptidase family protein — translated: MSRAEFEELVADALDGVPDEIAARVRNLVVLVEEDAPPEDPDLLGLYEGVALTEGESSTAGQLPARILLFRQNLQDMCETPEELVEEVRITVVHEIAHHFGIDDARLHDLGYA
- a CDS encoding ATP-binding protein, with amino-acid sequence MSLPREALRLAADPRSVQTARHWVAARFTELSRSDLAECAELGISELVTNALLHAGDPIAVRIRGTRAHPRVEVTDGSRQPPVPPVPPGEDPEGALTTYGRGLGIVARCSIAWGAALESQGKVVWFEPSAQPREDMLLEGDLFEAEGAEQPAPESSGETVPVRLLGVPVSTTLSLHRQYQDLEREVRLLSLAHADAYPVAKELAEALQDFGRVYPDGMGAALDRAVVDDDATIDIEVTAPAEAAEVYERTLGVLDIADEFCRAERLLSLARTSEQKRFSEWLLGELVHQAHGRGPTRWAGDGKPEPEPSA
- a CDS encoding serine/threonine-protein kinase, translated to MSLPETLGRLERVGRLGSGGFASVWLYHDPDLSSDVAVKALADNWTQRADVRDRFVEEARILRRADSEYVVRVHDIGEVGETPYFVMTYADGGSLADLLGSGPVPPERVVDLVEQAAAGLDALHENGIIHRDVKPQNLLLRSHPDGERVLVADLGVAKAMANASGLTQLVGTPAYMAPEQAAGLRLDARTDVWSLGAIAFTLLTGHTLRDPEALRLGSEPPRPSLLVDLPAGVDTAVAGALADDPEDRYPSAGAFARALRAGWEGEEVQRRPASGSATVSWTRVLVLSLLVLAATFIASYLVVGAVV
- a CDS encoding Glu/Leu/Phe/Val family dehydrogenase, which encodes MPDVFELGSEHEQVVFCNDPASGLKAIVAVHSTALGPALGGTRFHPYPSTDEAIEDVLDLSRGMSYKAALAGLDLGGGKAVIIGDPRADKTEALLRAYGRFVQSLGGRYYTACDVGTFSDDMDHIARECDFVTGRTVAHGGAGDSSVLTAYGVFQGMRAAAEAVWGEPTLAGRTVGVAGVGKVGRHLVRHLIEDGAAVVITDVYQPSVEQVVADFPQVQVVADNGALVRSEIDVYAPCALGHALTDEVVDALPARIVCGAANNQLAHRGIEKALEDRGILYAPDYCVNSGGLIQVADELEGFSFERAHQRAGGIFDTTREVFRLASEESVSPAVAADKVAERRMRDVGRLRGMWLPSS
- a CDS encoding fluoride efflux transporter FluC, with translation MTRPPLTTATLVLVSLGGALGAVLRWGLGQLVPDGSGFPWTTFAINVVGSLLLALLPRLTRHPHVVHALGPGLLGGFTTLSAYADQSRALLADGQLVVAAAYLAGTLLACVAAVHLASRLTAPAQRSALHREEGDE
- a CDS encoding fluoride efflux transporter FluC gives rise to the protein MTALLVALGAAVGAPLRFLAAHLLDGRWPTGTFLVNAAGSFLLGLFSALALDGQTLALLGTGLCGGLTTYSALAVQSHDRGRALGAAYAVTTVLIAVVLCAAGFAVGQA
- a CDS encoding NAD(P)/FAD-dependent oxidoreductase, with amino-acid sequence MATATTEKPEGRHKVVVIGSGFGGLFGTKALRRSDADVTMVAKTTHHLFQPLLYQVATGILSQGEIAPPTREVLAGQDNAKVLLGEVTDIDLEARTVTSRVLGRDTVTPYDSLIVAAGAAQSYFGNDQFAEFAPGMKSIDDALELRGRIFGAFEWAEIGASRGDNVDHLLTFVVVGAGPTGVEMAGQIAELAHRTLPKDFRSINTKQARVILVDAAPQVLPPFGAKLGAKAKRELEERGVEVKLGAMVTDVDERGLELKYKDGTTERIDTLTKVWAAGVQASPLGRTLSEQTGAPLDRAGRIAVNPDLTLPGHPEVFVVGDMIALDNLPGVAQVAIQGAKYAAKEIDGRLKGKAPQKPFKYFDKGSMAIISKFSAVATVGKLRISGILAWLMWLGVHLVYLTGFKNRVSALMRWAITFISNDRSERTTTEQQIFGRAALGRLKRGAADLVSAPGAYDAAREMLATSQQQDETSRRELEERAREEARLTDTGVRGVPQER